From Puniceicoccus vermicola, one genomic window encodes:
- a CDS encoding aminopeptidase, with product MDPRYEELARGLTGFSVNVKKGEHVLIDAGGIPEEMVIALVREVRKRGGVPHVSLRNERVSRELLIEGTNDQYGADNAWELFRMKKMDAYIALRGSGNVFETADIPSEKMKMYSKKMKPTLDYRVKKTKWCILRWPNPSMAQQAKMSTEAFRDFYFNVCTLDYAKMKPGMAALKRWMEKTDEVRIKGPGTDLRFSIKGISAIPCGGQFNIPDGEVFTAPVKDSVEGTISHNAPTVYQGVAFEKISLTFKKGKIVEATGSDTKRLNQILDSDPGARYIGEFAIGFNPHIREPMGDILFDEKIDGSFHFTPGQAYEEADNGNRSQVHWDMVSIQRKEFGGGEIWFDGKLIRKDGVFVPAGLKKLNREALL from the coding sequence ATGGATCCACGATATGAGGAATTGGCCCGGGGACTCACGGGGTTTTCGGTGAACGTGAAAAAGGGCGAGCATGTCCTGATTGACGCGGGAGGGATTCCGGAGGAGATGGTCATTGCTTTGGTTCGGGAAGTGCGGAAGCGCGGAGGGGTTCCTCATGTTTCTTTGCGGAACGAGCGAGTATCGCGGGAGTTGCTGATTGAGGGCACGAACGATCAATACGGGGCGGATAACGCTTGGGAGCTTTTTCGGATGAAAAAGATGGATGCCTATATTGCTCTGCGCGGATCCGGTAATGTGTTCGAGACGGCTGACATTCCTTCGGAGAAGATGAAGATGTACTCGAAGAAGATGAAGCCGACCCTCGATTATCGGGTGAAAAAGACCAAGTGGTGCATCCTTCGGTGGCCCAATCCGTCGATGGCACAGCAGGCGAAAATGAGCACGGAGGCGTTTCGGGATTTCTATTTCAATGTCTGCACTCTGGATTACGCCAAGATGAAGCCGGGCATGGCGGCGTTGAAGCGCTGGATGGAGAAGACGGACGAGGTTCGGATCAAGGGTCCGGGCACCGATCTGCGATTCTCGATCAAAGGGATCTCGGCGATTCCATGCGGGGGGCAGTTCAATATCCCCGACGGGGAGGTCTTTACCGCGCCGGTGAAAGATTCGGTCGAGGGGACGATCAGTCACAATGCGCCGACCGTTTATCAGGGCGTGGCTTTCGAGAAGATCAGCCTCACCTTCAAAAAAGGGAAAATCGTCGAGGCGACCGGGAGTGACACGAAGCGTCTGAACCAGATTTTGGATTCGGATCCGGGTGCGCGTTACATCGGGGAGTTTGCCATTGGATTCAATCCGCACATTCGGGAGCCCATGGGGGACATTCTTTTCGACGAGAAGATCGACGGCTCTTTCCACTTCACCCCGGGGCAGGCTTATGAGGAGGCCGATAATGGCAATCGCTCTCAAGTCCACTGGGATATGGTCTCGATTCAACGAAAAGAGTTTGGCGGCGGCGAAATCTGGTTCGATGGGAAACTCATACGCAAGGACGGTGTCTTTGTGCCAGCCGGATTGAAGAAATTGAACCGCGAAGCGCTTCTTTGA
- the hisD gene encoding histidinol dehydrogenase has protein sequence MKVITMDAARAAGAVKRFQESVSFSVETSAAVRPVLEEIQAKGDAAVLDFTERFDGVRLDRRKLRVTAEEMAAGWKRLSASEKKAIRHSIRAIRDYHRKCLPKGWSGKNAEGMTVGERFYPLKRVGLYVPGGRVPLVSTVLMTVVPAQVAGAEEIALCTPPQKDGSVADGLLGAFHALGLSEVYRIGGAQAIGAMAYGTRTIPAVDMVAGPGNAFVMEAKRQVYGQVGIDLLPGPSEVMVIADEGANPAWVAADLLSQAEHGTGKEKIYLAVPSKDLWKKIKAELKDQLAGIENSETMEKILKNRFLIGVYRSDEDVTAFANAVAPEHLELQVAPGKIASLSRDITTAGAILQGYHTPTVLGDFVAGPSHTLPTDGTGRFSGGLQAIDFMRRSSFVRSTAKANRTVLPTVEAFGEMESLPVHTASLRCRVDSEEQS, from the coding sequence GTGAAGGTAATTACAATGGATGCCGCCCGGGCAGCGGGCGCAGTCAAACGGTTCCAAGAATCCGTATCATTTTCGGTCGAAACATCCGCGGCCGTGCGTCCGGTGCTGGAAGAAATTCAGGCCAAGGGAGACGCCGCGGTTTTGGATTTCACCGAACGCTTTGACGGTGTGCGGTTGGACCGGAGGAAGCTACGGGTGACGGCCGAGGAAATGGCCGCAGGCTGGAAGCGTCTCTCCGCTTCGGAGAAAAAGGCGATTCGCCACTCGATTCGGGCGATCCGGGATTACCATCGCAAATGCTTGCCCAAGGGCTGGTCCGGCAAGAATGCTGAAGGCATGACCGTCGGCGAACGGTTTTATCCGCTGAAGCGAGTCGGGCTCTACGTGCCTGGAGGACGGGTTCCGCTGGTCTCGACCGTTTTGATGACGGTAGTCCCGGCCCAGGTAGCTGGTGCTGAGGAGATTGCCCTCTGCACTCCTCCACAGAAGGATGGGTCGGTGGCCGATGGGTTGCTGGGTGCTTTTCACGCTCTCGGGTTGAGTGAAGTGTATCGGATCGGGGGAGCCCAAGCGATTGGAGCGATGGCTTACGGGACGCGGACGATTCCCGCCGTGGACATGGTTGCGGGTCCGGGGAATGCGTTTGTCATGGAAGCCAAACGCCAGGTCTATGGGCAGGTCGGGATCGACTTGTTGCCCGGGCCGAGCGAAGTGATGGTGATTGCCGACGAGGGTGCCAATCCCGCCTGGGTCGCGGCCGATCTCCTCTCGCAGGCTGAACACGGCACGGGCAAGGAGAAGATCTACCTCGCGGTGCCGAGCAAAGACCTTTGGAAAAAGATCAAGGCCGAGCTGAAGGACCAGCTAGCGGGTATCGAGAATTCCGAGACGATGGAGAAGATTCTTAAAAATCGTTTCCTCATCGGTGTGTATCGCTCAGACGAAGACGTAACGGCATTCGCCAACGCAGTGGCGCCGGAACACTTGGAGCTGCAGGTTGCTCCGGGAAAAATTGCTTCGTTGAGCCGGGACATCACGACCGCAGGAGCCATTCTGCAAGGCTATCACACTCCGACGGTGTTGGGGGACTTTGTGGCCGGACCGAGTCACACGCTTCCAACTGACGGGACAGGACGTTTCTCGGGAGGTTTGCAGGCCATTGATTTTATGAGGCGGTCGAGTTTTGTTCGTTCCACGGCCAAGGCGAATCGGACGGTCTTGCCGACGGTTGAGGCCTTTGGTGAGATGGAATCTCTGCCAGTGCACACGGCCTCGCTACGGTGTCGGGTCGATTCGGAGGAACAGTCATGA
- the hisC gene encoding histidinol-phosphate transaminase has translation MSEMSDISSLATPKVLAVDPYVPGAQINESGWVKLNTNESPFPPSPMVIEAAQAEVEKATLYPDPPARKLRAQVASHFGVEPTQVIAGNGSDDILNLLIRVFSDGERKAGAMEPSYSLYPVLASANGSAWENVPFEEPFRLPVEAILAGGFNLFFLTCPHAPSGVVFPMAEIEELAERFEGILVVDEAYGDFSGGSVVSLVKRFPKLFVTRTFSKSFGLAGLRVGFGIGSEEVVGLLDRIRDSYNLDRVAQAAGVAALKDWGYYEATIGKTTYIRDFYRREFETMGWKVYPSQANFLFVRPEKVDGEWGPEVAESLFSFLKANKVLVRYFGSHALTRDFLRISIGDEDQMMVLWDTIIEWRSKE, from the coding sequence ATGAGTGAGATGAGCGATATTTCTTCTCTGGCAACGCCGAAGGTTCTCGCGGTGGATCCTTATGTTCCGGGAGCCCAGATCAATGAATCCGGGTGGGTGAAGCTGAACACGAATGAGAGCCCCTTTCCGCCGAGCCCGATGGTCATCGAAGCGGCGCAGGCCGAGGTGGAGAAGGCGACTTTGTATCCAGATCCCCCCGCTCGCAAGCTGCGCGCCCAGGTGGCCTCACACTTTGGGGTCGAACCGACTCAGGTGATCGCCGGAAATGGGTCAGACGATATCCTCAATCTGCTGATCCGGGTCTTCAGTGATGGCGAGCGGAAGGCCGGGGCCATGGAGCCCAGTTATTCGCTCTACCCGGTGTTGGCCTCCGCCAATGGATCGGCGTGGGAGAATGTACCTTTCGAAGAGCCGTTTCGTTTGCCGGTGGAAGCTATTCTCGCTGGTGGATTTAATCTCTTTTTCCTCACCTGTCCCCACGCGCCCTCGGGAGTGGTCTTTCCCATGGCGGAGATTGAGGAGTTGGCTGAGCGCTTTGAGGGAATCCTCGTGGTGGACGAGGCCTATGGGGATTTTTCCGGGGGCAGTGTAGTTTCGTTGGTGAAGCGTTTTCCGAAGCTTTTTGTGACCCGGACCTTCTCGAAGTCATTTGGGTTGGCTGGTTTGCGGGTCGGTTTTGGTATCGGTTCCGAAGAGGTGGTGGGACTGCTCGATCGGATCCGGGATTCCTATAACCTGGATCGGGTGGCGCAGGCTGCCGGAGTCGCGGCCCTCAAGGATTGGGGATATTACGAAGCGACCATAGGGAAGACGACCTACATCCGGGACTTTTATCGGCGTGAGTTTGAAACAATGGGGTGGAAGGTCTATCCGTCGCAGGCGAATTTTCTGTTTGTGCGTCCCGAAAAGGTGGACGGCGAATGGGGACCCGAGGTTGCGGAGTCGCTCTTTTCCTTTCTGAAGGCGAACAAAGTCCTGGTTCGGTACTTCGGAAGCCACGCCTTGACTCGGGATTTCCTGAGAATCAGTATCGGCGATGAGGATCAAATGATGGTCCTCTGGGACACTATTATAGAATGGCGGAGCAAAGAATAG
- the hisB gene encoding imidazoleglycerol-phosphate dehydratase HisB: MAEQRIAARKRETAETQISAEWNLDGTGQAEIDTGVPFFDHMLTLFTVHGLFDLKIEAEGDIDVDYHHLVEDLGIVLGDCFHEAVGDKAGIRRYGFFYLPMDESLVRVAVDVSNRPWLDYDLPASPGFVKDFNVGLFREFFQGFVNQSRINLHIRREAGIEPHHLAEAAFKGTARALDEATQIDPRRGGKVASTKGTLNG, translated from the coding sequence ATGGCGGAGCAAAGAATAGCAGCGCGGAAGCGCGAGACGGCCGAAACGCAGATTTCAGCTGAGTGGAACCTCGATGGAACGGGTCAGGCCGAGATCGATACGGGGGTGCCGTTTTTCGATCATATGCTCACGCTGTTTACTGTGCATGGGCTTTTTGATCTGAAGATCGAAGCCGAGGGCGACATCGATGTGGATTACCACCACTTGGTAGAGGATCTGGGCATCGTGCTCGGGGACTGCTTCCATGAAGCCGTCGGGGACAAGGCTGGGATTCGCCGCTATGGATTCTTTTACCTGCCGATGGATGAGTCGTTGGTGCGGGTCGCTGTGGATGTGAGTAATCGGCCTTGGCTCGATTACGATTTGCCGGCGTCGCCGGGATTCGTGAAAGACTTCAATGTCGGTCTTTTCCGGGAATTTTTCCAAGGATTTGTCAATCAGTCGCGGATCAATCTTCATATCCGCCGGGAAGCGGGTATTGAGCCGCACCACTTGGCAGAGGCCGCTTTTAAAGGTACGGCCCGGGCTCTCGACGAAGCGACTCAGATCGATCCACGGCGCGGCGGTAAGGTGGCGTCGACGAAGGGTACCTTAAACGGGTAA